The following coding sequences lie in one Drosophila sulfurigaster albostrigata strain 15112-1811.04 chromosome 2R, ASM2355843v2, whole genome shotgun sequence genomic window:
- the LOC133836888 gene encoding esterase B1-like isoform X2 codes for MLKFGRKSKIKILQLLGLKLNYSKCPETKVLKLPIGNVKGKYQTGYCGNSFYSFEGIPYGKPPIGDLRFRPPQPAEPWKELDCRYEADPPVQFIRDTGEVLGKEDCLKLNVYTKHFDNTKQPLPVIVYFHGGGFRENGAIRSKYGPDYLMREDIVFVIFSYRLCVLGFLRLSDPELDVPGNAGIHDQMLALRWVNKYISHFNGDAKNITIMGTSAGAGSVHFMMCLPQASDLFQRCIMISGCMMCPWVNVPETETFAYRLANAKGYKGSTADADVLKFLCSLSAEELVSHHLFGPKERCFGHLYPFVPSLETQPSSIGARGGLLNRPFAQMMREAWSTNLPLLMGHTSFEGLVMYPYCKVNNGHMIDLLIQQPALILPYDRYVCLSNDERVEHAQKLISFHYGPRTISKSNVVQTLDLQKFFAWNAQSGSFSTGICHCSHIYVPL; via the exons atgttgaaatttggccgaaaaagcaaaatcaaaattctacAGCTTTTGGGCCTGAAGTTGAATTACTCGAAATGCCCAGAGACCAAGGTCCTTAAGCTGCCCATAGGCAATGTGAAGGGCAAGTATCAGACCGGATATTGTGGCAATAGTTTCTATAGTTTTGAGGGCATTCCTTATGGTAAGCCGCCCATCGGAGACCTTCGTTTTCGACCACCACAACCGGCTGAGCCATGGAAGGAATTGGATTGCCGTTACGAAGCTGATCCGCCTGTTCAATTTATAAGAGATACAGGCGAAGTGCTCGGGAAGGAAGATTGTCTTAAATTGAACGTGTATACCAAGCAT TTTGATAATACAAAGCAACCACTGCCAGTAATTGTCTACTTTCATGGAGGAGGCTTCCGAGAAAATGGTGCTATACGAAGCAAGTATGGACCGGACTATCTGATGCGCGAAGATATAGTATTCGTAATTTTCAGTTATCGCTTGTGTGTTCTGGGATTTCTCAGGTTGAGCGATCCAGAGTTGGATGTTCCGGGTAATGCCGGTATCCATGATCAGATGCTAGCACTTCGATGGGTCAACAAgtatatttcacatttcaatGGGGATGCAAAGAATATCACAATAATGGGCACAAGTGCTGGTGCTGGCTCGGTGCACTTTATGATGTGCTTGCCACAGGCAAGTGATCTATTTCAAAGATGCATCATGATCTCGGGTTGCATGATGTGTCCTTGGGTGAACGTGCCCGAAACGGAGACTTTTGCTTATCGACTTGCTAATGCCAAGGGCTACAAAGGATCTACAGCCGATGCAGATGTTTTAAAGTTTCTTTGCTCGCTTTCCGCGGAGGAGTTAGTAAGCCACCATCTATTTGGGCCTAAGGAACGCTGCTTTGGACATTTATATCCCTTTGTGCCATCGTTGGAGACTCAACCTAGTAGCATTGGCGCAAGAGGAGGTTTGCTTAATCGTCCCTTTGCACAAATGATGAGAGAGGCTTGGTCGACAAATTTACCATTGTTGATGGGCCATACTTCTTTTGAGGGATTGGTCATGTACCCTTACTGCAAGGTCAACAACGGACACATGATTGATCTACTTATACAGCAGCCGGCTTTAATATTGCCGTATGATCGGTATGTGTGCCTATCCAACGACGAACGCGTCGAACATgctcaaaaattaattagcttCCACTACGGTCCCAGAACAATTTCTAAGTCGAATGTTGTACAGACTTTGGAT ctacaaaagttttttgcaTGGAATGCACAGAGTGGTTCTTTCTCGACTGGCATATGCCACTGCTCCCACATATATGTTCCGCTTTGA
- the LOC133836890 gene encoding esterase B1-like isoform X1 produces the protein MLKFSRKSKIKILHLFFNKLNYSQCHETKTVKLPIGNVKGKYEAGLCGISFYSFEGIPYGKPPIEELRFRPPQPVDPWKELDCLEEADLPVQKGSQTGEVFGSEDCLKLNVYTKHFDTQKPLPVIVYFNGGGYRENGASRRRYGPDYLMHEDIVFVLFSHRLCTLGFLSFSSPELGIPGNAGMHDQVLLLRWVNKYISYFNGDENNITILGTSSGSTSVHFMMCLPQTCGLFHRCIMMSGCMLNPWVNLPNTETFAYRLAKFKGYNGSAADADVLKFLCSLPAEELVDHHLFGYTDYCFGHLYPFVPALETIPSNTDGLLNRPFDLMMKEAWSSNVPLLIGGSSCEGLYMYPYCKLNNGLLMDHLIKQPALILPYDLYVCSSDDERNNMAEMLIKFHYGPRKISKSDVMQTLDHFSYKLFWHGFHRVVLSRLAFAKAPTYLYRFDFNSPKSNLLRVALCGEDIMSGVCHADELGFIFPRRREHLCEAGKLTIQRLIGIITTFARTGNPNCVETESEMWAPVDRKDPFKVMNIGDKLEIQTQPEKEGIKAWNKLYNNDAFLLYNG, from the exons atgttaaaatttagccgaaaaagcaaaatcaaaattctgCATCTGTTCTTCAACAAGTTGAACTACTCGCAATGCCATGAGACGAAGACCGTTAAGCTACCCATAGGCAATGTGAAGGGCAAATATGAGGCTGGACTTTGTGGGATAAGCTTTTATAGTTTCGAGGGCATTCCCTATGGTAAGCCACCGATTGAAGAGCTTCGATTTCGACCACCGCAACCGGTGGATCCATGGAAAGAATTGGATTGCCTTGAGGAAGCCGATTTGCCCGTACAGAAGGGGAGCCAAACTGGAGAGGTGTTCGGAAGTGAAGATTGccttaaattaaatgtatacaCCAAGCAT TTTGATACCCAGAAACCGTTGCCTGTCATTGTCTACTTTAATGGAGGAGGATATCGTGAAAATGGTGCTAGCCGAAGAAGGTATGGACCGGACTATCTGATGCACGAAGATATTGTCTTTGTACTCTTCAGCCACCGTCTGTGTACTCTGGGTTTTCTAAGTTTCAGCAGTCCAGAGTTAGGTATACCTGGCAATGCTGGAATGCATGATCAGGTGCTTTTGTTGCGTTGGGTGAACAAATACATCTCATATTTCAATGGGGACGAAAATAACATTACTATATTGGGCACAAGTTCTGGGTCTACATCGGTACATTTTATGATGTGCTTGCCACAGACTTGTGGTTTATTTCATCGGTGCATCATGATGTCTGGTTGTATGCTTAATCCATGGGTTAATTTACCCAACACCGAAACTTTTGCTTATCGTCTTGCGAAGTTCAAAGGTTACAATGGATCTGCAGCAGATGCAGACGTATTAAAGTTTCTTTGCTCACTTCCCGCTGAGGAGTTAGTAGACCATCATCTATTTGGATATACTGATTATTGCTTTGGACATTTATATCCCTTTGTGCCCGCATTGGAGACTATACCGAGTAACACTGATGGCCTTCTTAATCGTCCTTTTGATTTGATGATGAAAGAGGCTTGGTCATCGAATGTCCCTCTGCTAATAGGAGGCTCTTCGTGCGAGGGATTGTATATGTATCCCTACTGCAAGTTAAATAATGGACTCTTGATGGATCATCTCATAAAGCAGCCGGCTTTGATACTGCCATATGATCTGTATGTGTGCTCATCCGATGATGAACGAAACAATATGGCtgaaatgttaataaaattccACTACGGACCCAGAAAGATTTCTAAATCTGATGTGATGCAGACTCTGGAT CATTTTAGTTACAAACTCTTTTGGCATGGATTTCATAGAGTGGTTCTCTCCCGTCTGGCCTTTGCCAAGGCTCCCACATATCTTTACCGTTTTGATTTTAACTCCCCCAAGTCGAATTTGCTGCGAGTTGCCTTATGCGGTGAGGATATTATGAGTGGAGTTTGCCATGCTGATGAGTTGGGCTTCATATTCCCAAGAAGACGTGAGCATCTGTGTGAGGCTGGGAAATTGACCATCCAAAGATTGATTGGAATTATTACGACTTTTGCTCGCACTGGAAATCCTAACTGTGTGGAAACAGAGTCAGAGATGTGGGCACCCGTAGACCGAAAAGATCCTTTTAAAGTTATGAACATCGGAGATAAACTTGAGATACAGACACAACCAGAAAAAGAGGGTATTAAAGCGTGGAATAAACTTTACAATAATGACGCTTTCTTACTATATAACGGATAG
- the LOC133836894 gene encoding esterase B1-like: MTTEISALDLLKLGGKLILHKIVQYNLSTKFTSIIPTKYGLVKGLQRNTLYDEEPYFAFEGIPYAKPPLGELRFRAPQPPEPWKGIRDCTYLRSKPAQIHFLLHNFEGAEDCLYINVYAKHLKSEKPLPVMVYIFGGGFQVGEASRDCYSPDYFMKKDIVLITFNYRVGALGFLSLRDRDLDVPGNAGLKDQVLALRWIHENISNFNGDPNNITVMGTSAGAASTQIMMTTEQTRGLFHKAIIMSGSSLCDWVNEYDYNFPYRLACHLGYLGSNNEKEVFRFLQRTSAKKLCFNKLLTKEEKRDHMLFGFVPVVEPYDSESCVIPKPNEETLSTAWGNEIPVIIGGTSFEGLLFYQFVMHDSSYVLRNFESLIPREVRAISTPAQIMEYVLRLKEDSFEEATREQMELKECLQLLSFKHFWHGLHRTVLARSTYASKTPTYLYRFDFDSPTYNFYRIMNCGNHERGVSHADDVFYLFYCVLSFKLDKSSPEYQTIENMIGMWTSFATQGNPNCAQIEPVRWEAIEPNETLKCLNISTKLEFVNFPEHKQLKLWDSFYEKLKLF, encoded by the exons ATGACAACGGAAATAAGTGCTTTAGATCTGCTGAAGTTGGGCGGCAA ACTTATTCTCCATAAAATCGTTCAGTACAATCTGTCAACCAAATTCACATCAATCATTCCCACCAAGTATGGATTGGTTAAGGGACTGCAACGCAATACATTATACGACGAGGAGCCGTACTTCGCCTTCGAAGGAATTCCGTATGCCAAGCCACCACTGGGAGAGCTGCGATTTAGAGCACCTCAACCACCGGAGCCATGGAAAGGAATCAGAGATTGCACTTATCTTCGTTCGAAGCCCGCTCAAATTCATTTTCTATTACACAATTTTGAAGGCGCCGAGGATTGTCTCTATATCAATGTGTATGCTAAGCACCTGAAATCAGAAAAGCCACTTCCAGTTATGGTTTATATCTTTGGCGGCGGATTTCAAGTCGGCGAAGCCTCCAGGGATTGTTATAGTCCAGATTATTTTATGAAGAAAGACATCGTACTCATCACATTCAATTATAGAGTTGGAGCTCTAG GTTTTCTCAGTCTACGAGATCGTGATTTAGATGTGCCCGGCAATGCGGGTCTCAAGGACCAGGTTCTTGCTCTTCGCTGGATCCACGAAAACATCTCAAACTTTAACGGAGATCCAAACAACATAACGGTGATGGGCACTAGCGCTGGGGCAGCCTCAACACAGATTATGATGACCACAGAACAGACGCGAGGACTCTTCCACAAGGCGATCATCATGTCAGGCTCGTCACTGTGTGACTGGGTGAATGAGTACGATTATAACTTTCCTTATAGACTTGCCTGTCATCTGGGCTACTtaggcagcaacaacgaaaaggAAGTCTTCCGTTTTTTACAAAGGACTTCTGCAAAAAAACTTTGTTTCAACAAACTTCTAAccaaagaagagaagagagatcATATGCTATTTGGATTTGTACCAGTTGTTGAACCCTATGATAGTGAGAGTTGTGTTATTCCCAAGCCTAACGAGGAAACTCTATCGACGGCTTGGGGAAATGAAATACCAGTTATCATTGGTGGCACCTCCTTTGAGGGATTGTTGTTTTATCAGTTTGTCATGCATGACTCGAGTTATGTTCTAAGGAACTTTGAATCGCTAATTCCCCGAGAGGTGCGTGCAATTTCCACGCCAGCACAAATCATGGAGTACGTACTTCGACTGAAAGAGGACAGCTTCGAAGAGGCCACAAGAGAACAAATGGAACTAAAAGAATGCTTGCAATTGCTCTCCTTCAAACACTTCTGGCATGGCCTACATCGCACTGTTCTCGCCCGATCGACCTATGCTTCGAAAACTCCTACTTACCTTTATCGCTTTGATTTCGACTCCCCtacttacaatttttatcgTATTATGAACTGTGGGAACCATGAACGAGGAGTTTCGCACGCGGATGATGTGTTCTATCTATTTTACTGTGTTTTATCCTTCAAACTGGATAAGTCTTCTCCCGAATACCAAACTATTGAGAACATGATTGGCATGTGGACTTCGTTTGCTACACAAGGAAATCCCAACTGTGCTCAGATTGAACCCGTTCGATGGGAGGCGATTGAACCTAACGAAACTCTCAAGTGCCTAAACATTAGCACAAAACTTGAGTTCGTAAATTTTCCTGAACATAAGCAACTAAAACTCTGGGATAGCTTCtatgaaaaactgaaattattttaa
- the LOC133836888 gene encoding esterase B1-like isoform X1 yields MLKFGRKSKIKILQLLGLKLNYSKCPETKVLKLPIGNVKGKYQTGYCGNSFYSFEGIPYGKPPIGDLRFRPPQPAEPWKELDCRYEADPPVQFIRDTGEVLGKEDCLKLNVYTKHFDNTKQPLPVIVYFHGGGFRENGAIRSKYGPDYLMREDIVFVIFSYRLCVLGFLRLSDPELDVPGNAGIHDQMLALRWVNKYISHFNGDAKNITIMGTSAGAGSVHFMMCLPQASDLFQRCIMISGCMMCPWVNVPETETFAYRLANAKGYKGSTADADVLKFLCSLSAEELVSHHLFGPKERCFGHLYPFVPSLETQPSSIGARGGLLNRPFAQMMREAWSTNLPLLMGHTSFEGLVMYPYCKVNNGHMIDLLIQQPALILPYDRYVCLSNDERVEHAQKLISFHYGPRTISKSNVVQTLDHFSYKSFLHGMHRVVLSRLAYATAPTYMFRFDFDSPNSNLMRLKLCGDDILRGVCHADELGFIFPRKMEKLNEAGVCTVQRMVSIITTFARTGNPNCVETESELWSPVDRKDPFKIMNIGNELEVTTLPEKEGIKVWNKLYNDDACLLYGG; encoded by the exons atgttgaaatttggccgaaaaagcaaaatcaaaattctacAGCTTTTGGGCCTGAAGTTGAATTACTCGAAATGCCCAGAGACCAAGGTCCTTAAGCTGCCCATAGGCAATGTGAAGGGCAAGTATCAGACCGGATATTGTGGCAATAGTTTCTATAGTTTTGAGGGCATTCCTTATGGTAAGCCGCCCATCGGAGACCTTCGTTTTCGACCACCACAACCGGCTGAGCCATGGAAGGAATTGGATTGCCGTTACGAAGCTGATCCGCCTGTTCAATTTATAAGAGATACAGGCGAAGTGCTCGGGAAGGAAGATTGTCTTAAATTGAACGTGTATACCAAGCAT TTTGATAATACAAAGCAACCACTGCCAGTAATTGTCTACTTTCATGGAGGAGGCTTCCGAGAAAATGGTGCTATACGAAGCAAGTATGGACCGGACTATCTGATGCGCGAAGATATAGTATTCGTAATTTTCAGTTATCGCTTGTGTGTTCTGGGATTTCTCAGGTTGAGCGATCCAGAGTTGGATGTTCCGGGTAATGCCGGTATCCATGATCAGATGCTAGCACTTCGATGGGTCAACAAgtatatttcacatttcaatGGGGATGCAAAGAATATCACAATAATGGGCACAAGTGCTGGTGCTGGCTCGGTGCACTTTATGATGTGCTTGCCACAGGCAAGTGATCTATTTCAAAGATGCATCATGATCTCGGGTTGCATGATGTGTCCTTGGGTGAACGTGCCCGAAACGGAGACTTTTGCTTATCGACTTGCTAATGCCAAGGGCTACAAAGGATCTACAGCCGATGCAGATGTTTTAAAGTTTCTTTGCTCGCTTTCCGCGGAGGAGTTAGTAAGCCACCATCTATTTGGGCCTAAGGAACGCTGCTTTGGACATTTATATCCCTTTGTGCCATCGTTGGAGACTCAACCTAGTAGCATTGGCGCAAGAGGAGGTTTGCTTAATCGTCCCTTTGCACAAATGATGAGAGAGGCTTGGTCGACAAATTTACCATTGTTGATGGGCCATACTTCTTTTGAGGGATTGGTCATGTACCCTTACTGCAAGGTCAACAACGGACACATGATTGATCTACTTATACAGCAGCCGGCTTTAATATTGCCGTATGATCGGTATGTGTGCCTATCCAACGACGAACGCGTCGAACATgctcaaaaattaattagcttCCACTACGGTCCCAGAACAATTTCTAAGTCGAATGTTGTACAGACTTTGGAT CATTTTAGctacaaaagttttttgcaTGGAATGCACAGAGTGGTTCTTTCTCGACTGGCATATGCCACTGCTCCCACATATATGTTCCGCTTTGACTTCGACTCACCCAATTCCAACCTAATGCGCCTCAAATTATGCGGTGATGATATTCTACGTGGAGTTTGCCATGCTGATGAGCTTGGTTTCATATTCCcaagaaaaatggaaaaattgaATGAGGCCGGAGTTTGTACAGTACAAAGAATGGTTAGCATCATTACAACATTTGCTCGCACTGGAAATCCTAATTGCGTCGAAACAGAGTCCGAGCTTTGGAGTCCGGTTGATCGTAAGGATCcctttaaaattatgaatatcgGAAATGAACTTGAGGTTACAACACTACCTGAAAAAGAGGGTATCAAAGTGTGGAATAAACTTTACAACGATGATGCTTGCTTACTTTACGGTGGATAG
- the LOC133836886 gene encoding esterase B1-like, translating into MNKNLGFVERMRWRLKTIEHKIQQYRQTTNESVIADTEYGKVRGVKRLSTYDVPYFSFEGIPYAQPPIGELRFRAPQRPTPWEGIRDCSQPKDTAVQVQFVFDKVEGAEDCLYLNVYTNNLSPAKPRPVMVWIHGGGFIIGEANREWYGPDYFMTEDVVLVNIQYRLGALGFLSLKTPGLNVPGNAGLKDQVMALKWIKNNCASFGGDPDCITVFGESAGSASTHYMMLTDQTQGLFHRGILQSGSAIAPWAYNGDITHRAYAIAKLAGYKGDNNDKDVLHFLQNVKARDLIRVEEHVLTPEERANKNMFAFGPSLEPFVTPECVVPKQPRDMMKTAWGNSIPMMIGNTSYEGLLWVPEVKLMPQAIQQLDAGTPFVPKELAAVSKEKISNWAEKIRNTHVTGEKATPDNYMDLCSMYYFIFPALRVVRSRHAYGAGSPVYFYRYDFDSEELIFPYRLMRFGRGVKGVSHADDLTYLFSSLLARRLPKESREYRNIERTVGIWTQFATSGNPNSSKINGMDMITWDPVRKTDDTIKCLNISDDLKFVDLPEWPKVKVWESLFIDNRDLLF; encoded by the exons ATGAATAAGAACCTCGGTTTTGTGGAGCGCATGCGCTGGCGTCTGAA AACCATCGagcataaaatacaacaatatcGCCAGACGACCAACGAGTCAGTCATCGCCGATACGGAATACGGCAAAGTGCGGGGTGTTAAGCGGTTGTCCACTTACGATGTGCCCTACTTTAGCTTCGAGGGCATACCCTATGCCCAGCCACCCATTGGAGAGCTACGTTTCAGGGCGCCGCAAAGGCCGACGCCATGGGAGGGTATCCGAGATTGCAGTCAGCCCAAAGACACGGCGGTGCAGGTGCAGTTTGTGTTCGACAAGGTGGAGGGTGCCGAGGATTGTCTCTACTTAAATGTCTACACCAACAAT CTAAGTCCTGCCAAGCCACGTCCGGTCATGGTCTGGATTCATGGCGGCGGCTTTATCATAGGAGAAGCCAATCGTGAGTGGTACGGACCCGACTATTTCATGACCGAAGACGTAGTACTGGTAAACATTCAATATCGCTTGGGTGCTTTAG GATTCCTCAGCTTGAAGACACCTGGATTGAATGTGCCCGGCAATGCAGGTCTCAAGGATCAGGTGATGGCACTCAAGTGGATCAAGAATAACTGTGCCAGCTTTGGCGGAGATCCCGACTGCATCACCGTCTTTGGTGAAAGTGCTGGCAGTGCCTCCACTCATTATATGATGCTGACGGATCAGACACAGGGTCTCTTCCATCGCGGCATCTTACAGTCAGGAAGCGCTATCGCTCCTTGGGCCTACAATGGTGACATTACTCATCGGGCTTACGCAATTGCAAAACTGGCAGGATACAAGGGTGACAATAATGACAAAGATGTTCTGCACTTCCTACAAAATGTCAAGGCCAGAGATCTGATACGTGTCGAGGAGCATGTTCTGACGCCAGAGGAGCGCGCCAATAAGAATATGTTTGCCTTCGGACCTTCCTTAGAACCGTTTGTCACGCCCGAATGTGTGGTGCCTAAACAACCGCGAGATATGATGAAGACCGCATGGGGTAACTCTATTCCCATGATGATTGGCAACACTTCCTATGAGGGTTTGCTCTGGGTGCCAG AGGTGAAGCTAATGCCACAAGCAATACAGCAATTGGACGCTGGTACGCCGTTTGTTCCAAAAGAACTGGCAGCAGTCAGTAAGGAAAAGATAAGCAACTGGGCTGAAAAGATAAGGAACACGCATGTTACTGGAGAAAAGGCGACGCCGGATAACTACATGGAT TTGTGCTCTATGTACTATTTCATATTTCCGGCTTTGCGAGTGGTCCGTTCCCGTCATGCTTATGGAGCTGGTTCACCCGTCTACTTCTATCGCTATGATTTCGACTCGGAAGAGCTAATATTTCCTTATCGCCTAATGCGGTTTGGGCGTGGAGTAAAGGGCGTGAGTCATGCCGATGACTTGACATATCTGTTCAGCAGTTTGCTGGCTCGTCGATTACCCAAGGAAAGTCGTGAGTATCGCAATATTGAGCGCACAGTGGGCATATGGACACAGTTTGCGACAAGCGGTAATCCCAATAGCTCCAAAATTAATGGCATGGATATGATCACTTGGGATCCTGTGCGAAAAACCGATGATACAATCAAGTGCTTAAATATTAGCGatgatttgaaatttgttgatttgcctGAATGGCCTAAGGTTAAAGTATGGGAAAGTCTTTTTATTGATAATCGGGATCTACTCTTTTGa
- the LOC133836890 gene encoding esterase B1-like isoform X2: MLKFSRKSKIKILHLFFNKLNYSQCHETKTVKLPIGNVKGKYEAGLCGISFYSFEGIPYGKPPIEELRFRPPQPVDPWKELDCLEEADLPVQKGSQTGEVFGSEDCLKLNVYTKHFDTQKPLPVIVYFNGGGYRENGASRRRYGPDYLMHEDIVFVLFSHRLCTLGFLSFSSPELGIPGNAGMHDQVLLLRWVNKYISYFNGDENNITILGTSSGSTSVHFMMCLPQTCGLFHRCIMMSGCMLNPWVNLPNTETFAYRLAKFKGYNGSAADADVLKFLCSLPAEELVDHHLFGYTDYCFGHLYPFVPALETIPSNTDGLLNRPFDLMMKEAWSSNVPLLIGGSSCEGLYMYPYCKLNNGLLMDHLIKQPALILPYDLYVCSSDDERNNMAEMLIKFHYGPRKISKSDVMQTLDLQTLLAWIS, translated from the exons atgttaaaatttagccgaaaaagcaaaatcaaaattctgCATCTGTTCTTCAACAAGTTGAACTACTCGCAATGCCATGAGACGAAGACCGTTAAGCTACCCATAGGCAATGTGAAGGGCAAATATGAGGCTGGACTTTGTGGGATAAGCTTTTATAGTTTCGAGGGCATTCCCTATGGTAAGCCACCGATTGAAGAGCTTCGATTTCGACCACCGCAACCGGTGGATCCATGGAAAGAATTGGATTGCCTTGAGGAAGCCGATTTGCCCGTACAGAAGGGGAGCCAAACTGGAGAGGTGTTCGGAAGTGAAGATTGccttaaattaaatgtatacaCCAAGCAT TTTGATACCCAGAAACCGTTGCCTGTCATTGTCTACTTTAATGGAGGAGGATATCGTGAAAATGGTGCTAGCCGAAGAAGGTATGGACCGGACTATCTGATGCACGAAGATATTGTCTTTGTACTCTTCAGCCACCGTCTGTGTACTCTGGGTTTTCTAAGTTTCAGCAGTCCAGAGTTAGGTATACCTGGCAATGCTGGAATGCATGATCAGGTGCTTTTGTTGCGTTGGGTGAACAAATACATCTCATATTTCAATGGGGACGAAAATAACATTACTATATTGGGCACAAGTTCTGGGTCTACATCGGTACATTTTATGATGTGCTTGCCACAGACTTGTGGTTTATTTCATCGGTGCATCATGATGTCTGGTTGTATGCTTAATCCATGGGTTAATTTACCCAACACCGAAACTTTTGCTTATCGTCTTGCGAAGTTCAAAGGTTACAATGGATCTGCAGCAGATGCAGACGTATTAAAGTTTCTTTGCTCACTTCCCGCTGAGGAGTTAGTAGACCATCATCTATTTGGATATACTGATTATTGCTTTGGACATTTATATCCCTTTGTGCCCGCATTGGAGACTATACCGAGTAACACTGATGGCCTTCTTAATCGTCCTTTTGATTTGATGATGAAAGAGGCTTGGTCATCGAATGTCCCTCTGCTAATAGGAGGCTCTTCGTGCGAGGGATTGTATATGTATCCCTACTGCAAGTTAAATAATGGACTCTTGATGGATCATCTCATAAAGCAGCCGGCTTTGATACTGCCATATGATCTGTATGTGTGCTCATCCGATGATGAACGAAACAATATGGCtgaaatgttaataaaattccACTACGGACCCAGAAAGATTTCTAAATCTGATGTGATGCAGACTCTGGAT TTACAAACTCTTTTGGCATGGATTTCATAG